AGCGTCACCCAGGGCCGCGGCGCCGGCCTGATCTCCGTGCTCGGCGTGCACACCGGCTCCATCGTGCACGTGGCCGCCGCGGCGCTCGGCATCAGCGCGCTGCTGGCCGCCTCCGCCACGGCGTTCACCGTCGTCAAGTACGTCGGCGTCGCCTACCTCGTCTGGCTCGGCGTGCGCAAGCTGATGCGGCGCGACGACGGCGGCGCGGAGCCGCTGGAGCCGCAGGCGCAGTCGAAGCGGCGGCTGTTCTGGCAGGGCTTCGTGGTGAACGTGCTCAACCCCAAGACCGCGATCTTCTTCCTGGCGTTCCTGCCGCAGTTCACCGACCCGGCCGCCGGGCCCGTCGGCCCGCAGATCCTGCTGCTCGGGCTGCTGTGGATGGTGCTCGGCATGGCCTCCGACGGCACGTACGCGATGCTCTCCTCCGCCCTGGCGGGGCGGGTGCGGGGCTCCTCGCGGGTCCGGCGGCGGCTGGACGTGGGCAGCGGGCTCGTGTACCTCGGGCTGGCCGCCTGGCTCACGACCGAGAAGGCATGACAAGCCAGGAAATTTCTGTCCCGTGATGCGATAGTGAAAACAAGCGCTGATCGGGGGGACGGCATCCTCGGGCGTCCCTCACAGGTTCCAAGGCGGCTCCCATGGACACGCCACCGCACCGCCTCGGGCCCGAGCGGGCCGCCGAGGTTCACTCGGGTCGCGACGACCTCGTCGGCGTGACCGGCTCGGGCTGGGCGATCGGCGCCGGCCTCGTGCTGACCGGCGCCGACGTGGTGGCGGCCGGAGCGCCCTGCCGGGTGCGGGCCGCGTCGTCGGAGCGCTGGGAGCCGGCCGAGGAGGTGTGGCGGGGACGCGGCGCGACCGCCGCGGCGCTGCTGCGGGTGCCCGGCGCCCCTGGCGGGACGTCCCCGGCATCGATCACGTGCGCTGGGCCCGCCCGGGCGGCGGCCGGCTGCGCTGCGCGGCCACCGCGTTCGCCGGGGCCCGCGACCCCAGGACGGTCGCCGGGACGGTGGACCCGCCGGCGGGCGGACCCGCCGGGGCGGTGGCCAAGGCGCTGCCCGTCACCGTGACGGCCGCGCCGCCGATCGCGCTGTGGGAGGGCCTGGCCGGGGCCGCGCTGCTCGCCGAGCCCGCCGGGCAGATCCTCGGGGTGGTCGTCGCCGGGCGCGACGGCTACGCGCGGCGGCGGCTCGACGTCGTCCCCGCCACGGCGCTGCTGGGCGACGAACGCTTCCGCGAGGTGGCCGGGGTGGCCCCGGGACGGCTGGAGACCGTCGCGGAGAACGACCCCGCCGTGGTGCTGCCGGAGCTGCTGGACCCGTGGCGGGCGGAGCTGCCGCCCGACCCCCCGGACTGGCGGCTGCTCGCGCCGCGGCACGCGGTAGTGCCGTTCCTCGGCCGCCAGGAGGAGCTGGCCCGGCTGCGGGAGTGGGCCGCCGGGCCCGCCGCGCTGTCGATCGCGGTGGTGAGCGGGCGCGACGGCACCGGACGCGGCCGGCTGGCCGGGCAGCTCTGCGGCGAGCTGGGGCGGGCCGGGTGGGACGCCGGGTTCCTGCCGCTGGACGCCGTCTGCGAGGTGCTGTGCGCGCACCCGGACGCCGGGCGGGTGCGGCTGGAGGCGCTGCGGCCGACGCTCGCCGTGGTGGAGCGGCCGGAGCCGTCCGCGCCGCTCGTGGGCGAGCTGGTGCGGCGGCTGGCCAGGCACGGGCACAACCCGCCGGTGCGGCTCCTGCTGGTGGTGCGGGAGCCGGGGGACGCCGGCTGGTGGCGGCGGCTGGACACGGCGGCGGGCGGCTGGCCGCGGCGGCTCGACCCGGCGCTCGTGCAGCTCAACGCCCGTCCCCTCACGCTGGACGAACGCCGCGAGCACGCGGGCGCGGCGATGAAGGCGTACGGGCCGAGCCGGGCCGCCCTGCCCCCGCCGCCGCCGCTCGACGACCCCGAGTTCGGGCTGCCGCTGCACGTGCACCTGGCGGCGCTGATGCGGCTGCGCGACGGCGGGGCCGGGACGGGCGAGGCCGGGGCCGGGCTGGTGGAGCGGTTCCTGGAGCGCGAGTTCCAGCAGTGGGCGCGGGCCTGGCCCGTCCCGGACGCGCCCTTGGAGGACGTGACGGCGTGGCAGGCGGTGGCGGTGCTCACGCTCACCGCGCCGGCGCTCGGCGAGCTGCCCGGCCTGCTGGCGGCCGTGCCCGGCCTGCGCGCCGGCGGGCTCGCCGGGCAGGCCGTGCACGTGGCGCGCTGGCTCGGCCGGGTCTTCCCCGGGGGCGAGCGGATGGCCCCGCTCGGCCCGGACGTCCTGGCCGAACGGCTGCTGGCCGGGACCGAGGGGCTGACCGGGCTGGTGCTGGCCCTGCACGACCACGAGACGCGGACGACGCGGCACCTGATCCGCATGCTGGACGTCCTCGCCACGGCGGCGACGGGCTCGGCCAGGGCCCGGGGGGCGCTGCGGGCGCTGCTGACGGAACGGCTCGGCCGGCTGGTCGCGGAGGCGGCCGCGACGCCCGCGACCCGGCTGGGTGACGCGGTGAACGCCGCGCTGGCGCTGCTCGCGGAGGACGCGCAGGTGGCCGAGGCGGCGGCCCGGCTGCCGCTCCGGCGCGGTGCGGCCGCGCTGGGGCGCGGGCGCTCCGGTGACGCTGGGCGAGCTGGCCGTGCGGCGGCTGCGCGCCGAGGCGGCGCGTCCGGGCGCGGCGGCCTCGGCGGCGCGCGCCCGCACCGCCGCGGCCCGTTCCGGGTCGGCGGCCTCGGCGGCGGGCCGGTGCGGCGGCCTCGGCGGCGGGCCCGGGTGGGCTGGCGGAGGCGTTGTCGGTGCTGGCGGGGCGGCTGGCGGCGGTCGGGCGGGTGGGCGAGGCGGTCGCGGCCGCCGCGGAGGCGGTGGAGATCTTCGCCGCCGCTCCCCCGTACGAGGCGGCGGCCGCGCGGGCGGAGGCCCTGTACCACCTGGGCTCCTGCCTGCTGCTGGCGGGCGAGCCGGGCGAGGCGGTCAAGCCCGCGCAGGAGGCGGCGGCCCGGTTCCGGCTCCTCGCCGAGGACGACCCCGGCGGGCCTGGGGCGGAGCTGGTCGCGGCGGCGCACTACAACCTGGCGTGCGCGCTGGCGGGGGCCGGTCGGGTGAAGGAGGCGATCGAGGCGTACACGGTCGCGGCGTCCGGCGACGGGAAGGGAATCGGTGACGGGAAGGGAATCGGTGACGGGAAGGGGAGCGGCGACGGGAAGGGAGGCGGCGACGGCGGGGAGGGAGCCGGCGAGGAGCTGAGCGACGTCCTGCGGGCCATGCCCCTGCCGCACCCGCCAGAGCCCGCCCGCTCCAGCGGGCCGCCCGGAGCGGCGCGCCCCGGCGAACCGCAGGTCGCGCGGCCTCCCGACGAACCGCAAGTCGCGCGGCCTCCCGACGAACCGCAAGTCGCGCGGCCTCCCGACGAACCGCAAGTCGCGCGGCCTCCCGACGAACCGCAGGTCGCACGGCGCTCCGGCGAGCGGCAAGGGGCGTCGCGTCCCGGGCGCTCGGCCCGGCACGCCGCGATGCCGTTGGCGGCCCCCGTCCCGGGGGACGCGGAGGCTCCGGCCGACCGACCCGACGCGACCGGCCCACCGGCGGTGGCCCCCGGCTCCCCTGTGCGGCGGCCGGAAGCGGCGGCCGTGCCCACAGCACCGGAAGCTCCGGGCAGCGGGACGAGGGCCCTGAGGGGCGGCCCAGAGGCTCCGGGCAGCGGAATCACGCCGCCGAGGGGCGGGCCAGGGACACCGGAGGGCGGGCCACGGACACCGGAGGGCGGGCCACGGACGGCGCAGGGCGAGCCACGGACACCGGAAGGCGGGCCAGGGACGCCGGAGGGCGGGCCGACCGCGCCGCGCGGCGGCGGGGCGGCTGGGGCGGCGGGTGGGCCGCGGGCGCTGGGGCCGTTCGAGGGGCTGGGGCCCGGGGCGGTGCCGGAGCTGGGCGGATGGCTGGCGGTGGCGGCGACCGCCGCCGTCAAGGACGTCTCCCCCGTGGACCGCGACCTCGCCGAACGCCTCCACCTGCTCGCCGCCCGCCTGCACCACCTCGGCCGGACGCGGGAGGCCGTCGCGCCGGCGGCCGAGGCGGTGGCGCGGCTGCGCGGCCTGGCGGGTGAGGAGCCGGGGCTCAGGTTGTCGCTGGCCGAGGCGTCCGGGCTGCTGGCGCGGCTGCACGCGGCCGGCGACGACCTGGACGCCGCCGCCCGTTCGGCCGCCGAGGCGGTGCGCGACCTGCGGGCCCTGACCGCGCTCGAACCCGCCGAGCACCGCCCCGCCCTGGTGCGGCAGCTCCTCGACCTCGGCGAGCTGCTGCTCCTCGACGACCGCCCGGAGGAGGCGCTGGGCCCGTTGCAGGAGGCCATGGCGGTGGCGGACGGCCGCGAGGCGCAGGCGAGGGGCCGGCGGCTGCTCGGCCTCTGCCTGGACGAGCTGGGACGGGCGGCCGACGCGCGGGCGCACCTGGAGCTGGCGGCCGAGCTGTACGACGTGCTGGGCGCGGAGGACCCCCACCACCGGCGGGACCTTCAGGAGGTGCGGGCCAGGCTCGGGCGCGGGCAGCCGCCGCCGGCGCGGGGCGGCGCGCGGCACTGGCTGCTCGCCCTGGCCGACCCGCCCTCGTCCGCCCGCGAGGGCGCGGCCGGGGAGGGCGCGGCCGGGGAGGCGGTGCGCAAGGCCGAGCAGGTGCTGGCCGAGTGCCGGACGGCGGTCGAGCGCGGCGACGGCGCGCCAGGCCCGGAGGTGGTGCACGCCTACCTCTCGGCCCAGGCGCTGCTGGCCCGCGCCTGGACGGACGCCGGGCGGGCCGCGGACGGGCTCGCGCTCGCCATGCAGGCCGCCGAGCTGCTGCAACGGCACGCCGTACCGGACCGCCCGCAGGCGGTGGTGGTCGGGCAGGTGGCGGCGGCGCTCGGGCGCGCGCTGGTCGGGCTGGGCCGGCACAAGGAGGCCGTCCCGCACCTGCTGACGGCGATCGAGGCGCACGGGCAGGCGGGGGCGAGCCCGGCGTCGGGGAAGGAGCTGGCCGAGCTGCTGGTGCTGGAGACGGTCGCGTTGTCGCACTCGGCCTGCCCGTCGGACGCGGAGGCGGCGGCCGACCGGCTGGTCCGGCTCCAGGCGGCGCTGGTGTCGGAGGGCATCCAGCCGCCGGCCGTCCTGGCCGGGGCGTTGCGGCTGCAGGGCGGCATCCGGTTCGGCAGGGGCGACGCGGAGGGGGCGCTCACCTCGGCGAACCGGGCCGTGGACGTCCTGGACACGGCAGGCGGCGGCGGCGCGCCCATGGTCAGGGGGGCGTGCCTGGAGCTGGCCGGGCTGTGCCTGGCCGAGCTGCACGAGGACGACGCCGCCCGGGCGAGGCTGGCCGAGGGCACCGCGCTCATGGCCGGGCTCATGGCCGGGCTCATGGCCGGGCCCATGGCCGGGCACGGTCAGCCGCCCGCCGGCCTGGCGGGCACGCACCTGCTGGCGCTCGTGCGGCTGGCTCGGCTGCGGGCCCGTGAGGAGGGCGCGGCGGCCGGCTGCGTGTTGTACGCGCGGATCCTGGAGACGCGCCCGCTCCCCCAGGGTGACGTCCTGCGCAGCCTGGTCGAGGACCTGGCGCGCTACGTCGGCGACCTGGCGGACGGCGCCGACCCGGCGGCGCTGGTGGCGCCGCTGGAGGCGTTCACCGGCGACCTCGAACGCCAGGTCCCGCTGACCGGCGAGCCCGAGCTGTACGACGAGTACGCCCGCTGCCTGTCCCGCCTGTCCGCGATCGCCGCCCAGGCCGGGGGGAGCGGCGAGGCGGCGGTGCGGGCGGCGCGGCTGGCGGTCCGCGTCCAGCGGGGCCTGGCGGCCGGGTCGCCGGCCCGGCGCGACCGGCTCGGCCTGGCGCTGGCCGCGCTCGCCCGGCTGGACCGCGCCGACCTCGCCGCCGCCGAGCAGGCGGTCATCGCCTTGGACGGCGACGGGCGCAACGGCAGGGAGTCGGCCGCCGTGCTCACGCTCTACGCCGCCGAGCTGCTGGAGCGCGGCCGGGCGGTGGAGTCGCTGGCGCACTGCGAGCACGCCGCCGACCTGTGCGACGAGCTGGACGACCCGGCCGTCGCCGCTGCCGCGTACGGGCAGCTCGGCGCGGCGCTCGCGGCCCTGGACCGGCCGCAGGCGGCGCTGGAGGCGATCACCTGGTCGCTCGCCGAGGTGGACCGGGCCAGGGAGCGGGGCCAGGAGCTGCCGCATGTCCGGGCCCAGGCCCTGCACGTGCGGGGGCGGGCGCTGCGGGCCCAGGGCAGGACGCAGGAGGCGCTGACCCACCTGGTGGAGGCCGTGCGGCTTTACACCCGGCTGTCCAGGCCGGCCGCCGCCGAGGCGGCCGCGACGGTCGCCGACGACCTGCTGGCGGCCGGGCGGGCGCGGGAGGCCGCCGAGTACGCCGCGATCGCCGCCGCGGGGCAGCGGGAGGACACGGTCAAGGGCGCGCTGGCCCTTCAGCGGCTGGCCAGGTGCCACCTGATGCTGGGCGAGCTGGCGGAGGCGAACGCGCTGGTGGAGCGGCTGATCCCGCTGGCCAGGCGGTCGCCCGGCGATCTGACGTACCGGGCGGTCCTGGCCGACTCGCTGGCGCAGAGCGCGGAGCTGCTGCCGCTGCTGCGGCTGGACGGCGGCGGCGAGGCCGAGGCGCGGGCCCGCGAGGCCGTCGCGACCTACGACGAGCTGCTGACGTCCGGCATGGACGCCGGGGCGCTGCACACCAGCCGGGCGGGCGCGTGCCTGGCGCTGGCGGCCGCGCTGCGCCTGCGCGGGCAGGCGGCGGAGGCGGTGCGGCCGCTGCGGGAGGCGGTCGGCGCGCTCGAACGGTTCGCGCCGGGCGACCCGCCGCTGTCCGGGCTGCTGGCGCGGGCGATGCTCATGCTGGGCGACGCGCTGATGGAGGCGGAGCGGCCGCTGGAGGCGGGCCTGGTCTTCCACCGCGCCACGCAGGTGACGCGGGACGTGCCGAGCCGGGCGGTGGCGCACGCCCGGCTCGGGTTCTGCCAGCAGGAGCTGGGCAGGGACGACGCCGCCGACGCGGCGCTGCGGGTCGCCGCCGGCCTGCTGGCCGAGCTGCTGGCTCCGCAGACGCGCCCCGAGGGCCCGGCGAGGGGTCGGGACGAGGGTCCGGCGGAGCGGCGGGACGAGGGCCTGGTGGAGCTGCTGCGCGAGGTGCTGCGCGGCCGGCTGCGGCTGCTGGAGCGGGCGGGCGGCAGGCGGGGCGAGGCGCGCCAGGTCGAGGCCGACCTGCGCGCGCTCACCCGCCCCGCCCGTTAGGGCTCCTGGGCCTGGACGGTCTCGCGGGCCCACCGGTAGTCCGCCTTACCGGCCGGGGAGCGGACCATCTCCGCGACGAACGCGTACGACCGCGGCACCTTGTACCCCGACAACGCCGCCCGGCAGTGCGCGTCCAGCTCCGCCGCGGTGAGCTCGACCCCGGGCCGCGGCTCGACGACCGCCGCCACCCGGTTGCCCCACCGCTCGTCCGGCACCCCGGTCACCACCGCGTCGAACACGCCGGGATGGCCCTTGAGCACCGCCTCGACCTCCTCGGGGAACACCTTCTCCCCGCCGGTGTTGATGCACTGCGAGCCGCGCCCGAACACGTTGACCGTCCCGTCCGGGTCGACGGTGGCGAGGTCGCCGGTGAGCAGCCAGCGGGTGCCCTGCTCGTCGGTGACGAACGTGCGGGCGGTCTTGTCCGGGTCGTTGTAGTAGCCGAACGCCACCCGTCCGGACCGGGCGACGGTGCCGAGCTGCCCGGAGCCGGGCTCGACCGGCCGGCCGGCCTCGTCCAGGACGGCCAGCCGGACCACGGAGTTCGGCTGGTAGCGCAGGCCCTTCTCCGGGGAGGACCCGGCGACGCCGGAGGCGGTGAAGCCGGACTCGGTGGAGCCGAAGTTGTCCAGGATCATGATGTTCGGCAGCAGCTCCTGGAGGCGGTCGCGCACCGCGCCCGACAGGATGGCGCCGGTCGAGCTGACGATGAACAACGACGAGACGTCGTAGGAGCCGGCGGCGAACGCCTCGGCCAGCGGGCGCGCCATGGCGTCGCCGGTGATGTTCATGGTGAACACGCGCTCGCGCTCAACCGTGCGCCAGACCTCGTCGGGGTCGAACTTGCGCACGTACACCATGGTCCCGCCCAGGCACCAGGTGATGAACGTGGCCATCTGCGCGGCCCCGTGCATGAGGGGCGGCACGGCCATCATCGTCATGGGGCCGGACTGCTCCGCCGCCTCCACGACCTCCTGCGGCGTGGCGCGCGGCTCGCCGCCCGGGTTGCCGCCGCCGAAGCCGAAGAACAGGTCCTCCACCCGCCACATCGCGCCCTTGGGCATGCCGGTGGTGCCGCCGGTGTAGATGATGTACACGTCCTGGCCGGAGCGCGGCGGGAAGCCCCGTTCCGGCTTGCCGCGCTCCAGCGCGGTCCCGTACGGCACGGCGGAGCCGATCGACGGGGGCCCGCCCACCGCGACCAGGTGCTCCAGCAGCGGCGCGTCGGCGACCACGGCGGCCACGCGCGGCTCGAACTCGACGTCGTAGACCAGCGCCCGCAGGTCGGCGTCGCGGTAGAGGTAGAGCAGCTCGGACTCGACGTAGCGGTAGTTGACGTTGATCGGCACGGCCCGGATCTTCAGCGCGGCCATCATCCCGGCGAGGTACGGCACGCCGTTGTAGAGCTGCAGCCCGACGTGCTCGCCGGCGCGCACGCCGAGGCCGGTGAGGTAGTGGGCGAGCCGGTTGGCCTCGGCGTCCAGCTCGGCGTACGTGCGGCGGTCGTCGCCGCAGATCGCCGCGACCCGGTCGGGGATCGCGTCGGCCACGCCTTCGAACAGGTCCGCGTGGTTGAACTCCATCAGAGTTTCTCCCGTCCGACGATCCACATGGCGAAGAACTGGGCGCCGCCGCCGTAGGCGTGGCCGAGCGCGGTGCGGGCGCCGTCCACCTGGTGCTCGCCGGCCATGCCGCGCACCTGGAGCGCGGCCTCGGCGAACCTGATGAGGCCGGAGGCGCCGATCGGGTTGCTGGACAGCACGCCGCCGGAGGCGTTCCAGGGGGTGTCGCCGTCGAGGGCGGTCGCGCCGGACTCGGTCAGCTTCCAGCCCTCGCCCTCGGCGCAGAAGCCCAGGTTCTCCAGCCACATGGGCTCGTACCAGGAGAAGGGGACGTAGACCTCGGCCACGTCGATCTGCCGGCGCGGGTCGGTGATGCCGGCCTGCCGGTAGACGTCGGCGGCGCAGTCCTTGCCGGCCTGCGGGCTGACGGTGTCGCGGCCGGCGCGGAAGATCGGCTCGGAGCGCATGGCGGTGCCGTGCACCCAGGCGGGCGTGCCGGTGACGGCCGGCTCGGAGGCGAGCACCATCGCGCACGCGCCGTCGCTGGACGGGCAGGTCTCGAGGTAGCGGATCGGCTCCCAGAGCATCGGCGTGGACTCCACCATCTTCTGGTCGATGCCGGGGATCCTGAGGTGCGCGTACGGGTTCTTCAGCGCGTTCAGCCGGTCCTTGACGGCGACGAGGGTGCCGATGTGGCCGGGCGCGCCGGTCCTGCGCATGTACTCGCGGATGTGCGGCGCGAAGTAGCCGCCCGCCCCCACCACGAGCGAGGCGTTGAACGGCAGGTGCGTGGACAGCGCCCATGTCGCGTTGGACTCCGACTGCTTCTCGAACGCCACGACCAGCACCCGGTCGTGCACCCCGCCCTGCACGAGCGAGGCGCCGACCAGCGCGGTGGAGCCGCCGACGCTGCCCGCCGTGTGGACGCGCATCATCGGCTTGCCGGCCGCGCCGAGCGCGTCGGCCAGGTACGCCTCCGGCATCATCACGCCCTCGAACAGGTCGGGGGCCTTGCCGATGACGACGGCGTCGATGTCCTTGAACGTCAGCCCGGCGTCCTCCAGCGCCCGCACCGCCGCCTCGCGCACCAGCCCGGCGATCGAGACGTCCCGGCGGCGGGTGGTGTAGTGCGTCTGCCCGACGCCGATGACCGCACAGCGGTTGCCCATCTCAGCCCTCCAGGACGGTGACGAGGTTGTGCTGCAGGCAGGGGCCGCCGGCGGCGTGCGCGACGGTCCGGTGGTTGCGGCCGTCGAGGATGCGCTGGGCGGCCTCGCCGATGCGGATGAGGCCGGTGGCCATGACGGGGTTGGCGGCGAGCGGGCCGCCGGAGGGGTTGATCACGGTGTCGCCGGTCAGCTCCAGCGCCTCGCGCAGGATGATCTCCTCGTGCGCGAACTGGGCGTGCAGCTCGGCCACCTCGACGGGGCCCTTGCCGACCCCCGCGGCTCGTGCGGCATCGGCCGCGGAGGCCGACCGGGCGAGGTCTCGCATACCCAGGTAGTGGGGTTCTATGCGGTGCGCGAGGCCGCTGATCCAGGCGGGGCTGGAGGTGAGGCGGGTGGCGAGGTCGCCGGCGGCCAGCACGACCGCGGCGGCGCCGTCGGTGACGGGCGGCGCGACCAGGCCGTCGTCGCCTTCGGGGTCGGGCAGGTCCAGCGCGTACGGGTTCGCCCGCCCGTCGGCCCGGCTGCGGCGGACGATCTCGGCCAGCTCCTCGCGCTCCGCGCCGAGCGCGGACGCCTGCAGGCCCGCGTAGGAGAGCTGGTCGAGGCCGAGCGGGGCCAGGTAGTACGGGTCGAGCTGGAGCGTCATGATGGTGCGCAGGTCGCCGAGGGACGACTTGCCGAACCCGTACACCAGGGCCGAGTCCAGGTCGCCGTGCTGGAGGCGCACCCATGCCTCGTACAGGGCCCAGGCGGCGTCCATCTCGACGTGGCTCTCGGAGATCGGCGGCCAAGCGCCGAGGGCGTCCAGCGCCGAGACAAACGAGAACGGCGCGCCGGCCAGGTAGTCGCAGCTCCCTGAGCAGGTGAAGCCGAAGCGGCGGAGCCCGGTGCGCTCCTTGACCTCGTTGATGACGGGCAGGATCAGCTCGGGCTCGCTGAGCCCGGTGTCGTGGCCGGTGTGCCGCGTCTGCGCGAACGCGACGATCGCTACCTCTCTCATGACAGCTCCACGTCGGGCTCGCCGGTGGGGGCGAACCAGCGGATGTTCGCCATGGACGCCGTGCGCTCGCTCTCGGGCACCCACACGGCCTTGACGCGCATGCCCTGCCGCACCTCGTGCGCGGGCACGTCCGCGACCAGCGCGATCATCGGGATGTCGGCCCCGTCGAGCAGGATGTACGCCGACACGAAGGGCACTTCGGGGGCGCGCGGGTCGGGCAGGTTGTTGATGGCGAACGTGGTGATCGTCCCGGTGTCGGGAAGTTCGCGGGTGTCCGCGATGATTCCTCCGCACTCGGGGCAGGACGCCCGGTACGGCACGTACACCTTCGCGCAGCGCTCGCAGCGCCCGCCGAGCAGCACGCCGCGCGCCACGCCCTCCAGGAAGACCCGCAGCGAGCCGCCGGCCTGGAGCCGGTACTCCGCGCGCACCGGCGAGACGATCTTGGTGACCTCGGGGGCGAAGTGCTCGATGTCGGTGATGTGGCCGGTGGGCCGGTCGCGCCAGACCGGCCACACCCGCATGCCGGTCTCCATCGCCTTGACGTTCTCGGCGGCCACCGCGTGCACCAGGGCCGTGTCCGCGCCGTCCAGCTCGATCAGCGCCCAGGCGAAGGGGCCGTCCAGCGGGTGGGCCGCCAGCGGCTCGGCCACCCACGTCCAGGCGGTGACCGTGCCGGCCGGGCCGACCTCGACGTACTCGCCGGTGACGGGCTCGCCGGTGGCGGGGTCGTACTCCAGGGGCGGCACCAGCACGCGCCCCTCGGCGGTGCGCACGCCCACCAGGCGGCGGGCTCGCAGCTCGCTGAGGAAGCGGCCGACCACCGGCCCGGTCGTACGGGTATAGCCGCCGGGGAACTCCAGGACGTGCTGAGCGACCAGCGGATCAGATGGCACGGTCTCGTCCCTCCCAGTACGGGTCGCGGAGCTTGCGTTTGAGCAGCTTGCCGTTCGGCTCGCGGGGCATCTCGGCGATGAAGTCGACGGTCCTCGGCCACTTCATCCTGGCCAGCCTGCCCTCCAGGGAGGCCAGCAGCTCGGCGGCCAGCTCGGGGCCCGGCTCGCAGCCGGGGGCGGGCTCGACGACGGCCTTGATCTGCTCGCCCCACTCCTCGTCCGGGATGCCGAACACGGCCACGTCCGCCACCTTCGGGTGGATCATCAGCTCGTTCTCGATCTCGGCGGGGTAGATGTTCGCGCCGCCCGAGATGATCATGTCGGCCTTGCGGTCGCAGAGGTAGAGGAAGCCGTCCTCGTCGAGGTAGCCGACGTCGCCGACGGTGAAGAAGTCCTTGAGGCGGTTGGCGGCGGTCTTCTCCGGGTCGCCCTTGTACTCGAACGAGGCGCCCAGCATCTTCATGTAGATGGTGCCGGGAGTGCGGGTCGGCACCGGCTCGCCGTGCTCGTCCACGATCAGCAGCTCGCTGATCGGCCAGGCGTTGCCGACCGTGCCGGGGTGCGCCTTCCACGCCTCGGGCGTGGCGAGGGTGCCGCCGCCCTCGGTGGCCGCGTAGTACTCGTACACGCAGTCGCCCCACCACTCCAACATCGCCCATTTCACCGGGACGGGACAGGGGGCGGCGGCGTGGATCATCCACTTCAGCGAGGACAGGTCGTACTTGTTCCGCGTCTCCTCCGGCAGCGCGAGCAGCCGCTTGAAGTGCGTCGGGACCATGTGCGAGCTGGTGACGCCGTGCCGCTCGCACAGGCGCAGCAGCTCCTCGGCGTCGAAGCGGTCCATGTAGACGAGCGTGTGGCCCATGTGCAGGGCGGTGCCGCCGAACTGGGTGACGGCGGTGTGGTAGCTCGGCGAGGTGACCAGGTGCGCGTTGGGGCGGCCCGGGGTGACGCCGAACAGGCCCAGCAGGAACGTCATCAGCTCGGCCGCGTCGTCCGGGTCGAGGCCGCTGAGCGGGCGGCGCACGCCCTTGGGCTTGCCGGTGGTGCCGGAGGTGTAGTGCATGGTCAGGCCGGCGGTGCGGCCGGGGGGCGCGGTGTCCGGGCGGCCGTCGGTCAGCTCCCGCACCGGCCGGAACCCGTCGGCGCTCTCCCCCAGCACGAAACGGCGCTCGGGGGCGATGGCCTCGGCCGCCCTGCCGCCCTCCGCCAGGAAACGCGGGTGGACGAAGAACGCCTTGGCCTCGCTGTCGGAGACGATGTAGGCGATCTCGGGCCCGGTGAGGTGCCAGTTGACCGGCGTGTAGTACCAACCGGCCTGAAGCGCGGCCAGGTAGAGCACCAGGCCGTCCGCCCCGTTCGGGGCCAGGCCGCAGACGCCGTCGCCCGGCTGGAGCCCTAGCTCGTCGCGCAGTCCGTGGACGAGCCGGTTCGCCCGGGCCAGGAGGTCGCCGGCCCGGTGCTCCGTACCGTCGGGGTCCACGGCCGCGATCCACCCGGGATCGGCCTGAGCGAGCCTCCAGAAACCGAGCGTGCCCATATGCGCTCCTCACGGCCTACGAAAAAACAGGAACCTGTTCTCGTTTGCTGTCCGGAGCGTATCCTTGGGCGCACTGCGTAGCAAGCGCTTGATTCGACCTGATGGAGGCACCCGTGGAGCTCCTGCCGATCAGCACCCCCCACTGCCGGATCGAACGCGACGGCCACGTCCTCATCGTCACCATGAACCGGCCCGAGGCCCGCAACGCGCTCTCCTCCGACATGCTGATCGGCCTCGCCTCGGCCTGGGCGTACGCGTCGGCGGAGCCCGGCGTCCGGGTCGCGATCCTGACCGGCGCCGAGGGCACGTTCTGCGCCGGCGCCGACCTCAAGGCCATGGGGCAGCCCTCCACCGACCCCGACGTCCAGGCCAGGGCCGCCACGATCCCGAATTTCCACTGGAAGGGCCTGCTCCGCGAGGACCTGCCCACCAAGCCGATCATCTGCGCCGTCGAGGGCCACGCGGTCGCCGGCGGCACCGAGCTGCTGGTCGGCACCG
The Actinomadura luzonensis genome window above contains:
- a CDS encoding acyl-CoA synthetase; amino-acid sequence: MGTLGFWRLAQADPGWIAAVDPDGTEHRAGDLLARANRLVHGLRDELGLQPGDGVCGLAPNGADGLVLYLAALQAGWYYTPVNWHLTGPEIAYIVSDSEAKAFFVHPRFLAEGGRAAEAIAPERRFVLGESADGFRPVRELTDGRPDTAPPGRTAGLTMHYTSGTTGKPKGVRRPLSGLDPDDAAELMTFLLGLFGVTPGRPNAHLVTSPSYHTAVTQFGGTALHMGHTLVYMDRFDAEELLRLCERHGVTSSHMVPTHFKRLLALPEETRNKYDLSSLKWMIHAAAPCPVPVKWAMLEWWGDCVYEYYAATEGGGTLATPEAWKAHPGTVGNAWPISELLIVDEHGEPVPTRTPGTIYMKMLGASFEYKGDPEKTAANRLKDFFTVGDVGYLDEDGFLYLCDRKADMIISGGANIYPAEIENELMIHPKVADVAVFGIPDEEWGEQIKAVVEPAPGCEPGPELAAELLASLEGRLARMKWPRTVDFIAEMPREPNGKLLKRKLRDPYWEGRDRAI